From Salarias fasciatus chromosome 12, fSalaFa1.1, whole genome shotgun sequence, the proteins below share one genomic window:
- the zgc:63587 gene encoding septin-2 yields MSQSGEKSKFPDAAGYVGFANLPNQVHRKSVKKGFEFTLMVVGESGLGKSTLINSLFLTDLYPERYIPGAAEKIERTVQIEASTVEIEERGVKLRLTVVDTPGYGDAINSQDCFKTIIQYIDNQFERYLHDESGLNRRHIVDNRVHCCFYFISPFGHGLKPLDVEFMKAIHSKVNIVPVIAKADTLTLRERDRLKRRILDEIAEQGIKIYQLPDADSDEDEEFKEQTRVLKASIPFAVIGSNQLIEVKGKKIRGRLYPWGVVEVENPEHNDFLKLRTMLVTHMQDLQEVTQDLHYENFRSERLKRAGRAVDEDVMDKDQILLQKEAELRRMQEMIAQMQAQMKMKSDE; encoded by the exons ATGTCTCAGTCTGGAGAAAAAAGTAAG TTTCCAGATGCAGCAGGTTATGTTGGTTTTGCTAATCTCCCAAACCAAGTGCACAGAAAATCTGTGAAGAAAGGTTTTGAATTCACCCTAATGGTTGTAG GAGAGTCTGGTCTGGGGAAATCAACACTAATAAACAGCCTGTTTCTCACTGACCTGTACCCTGAGCGCTACATCCCTGGTGCTGCAG AGAAGATTGAGAGGACGGTGCAGATTGAGGCATCGACTGTGGAAATTGAGGAGAGAGGAGTAAAGCTTCGCCTCACCGTGGTCGACACTCCTGGATATGGTGATGCCATCAACAGCCAGGATTG CTTCAAGACCATCATCCAGTACATTGATAATCAGTTCGAGCGATACCTGCATGACGAGAGTGGACTGAACCGCAGACACATAGTGGACAACAGGGTGCACTGCTGCTTCTACTTCATCTCTCCATTTGGCCATGG ATTGAAACCTCTGGATGTGGAGTTCATGAAGGCCATTCACAGTAAAGTCAATATAGTCCCAGTCATCGCTAAGGCTGACACCCTGACACTGAGGGAAAGGGATCGCCTGAAGAGGAGG ATCTTGGATGAGATTGCGGAGCAAGGGATCAAAATCTATCAGCTTCCAGATGCCGACTCTGACGAGGACGAGGAGTTCAAGGAACAGACCCGAGTCCTGAAG GCCAGCATTCCCTtcgctgtgattggctccaaCCAGCTGATTGAGGTGAAGGGTAAGAAGATCCGTGGTCGTCTCTACCCATGGGgagtggtggaggtggagaaccccGAGCACAACGACTTCCTCAAACTGCGCACCATGCTTGT GACTCACATGCAAGACCTCCAGGAGGTGACACAGGATCTGCATTATGAGAACTTCCGCTCGGAGAGGCTGAAGAGAGCGGGCAG AGCTGTAGATGAAGATGTGATGGATAAGGACCAGATCCTGCtacagaaagaagcagag ctgagaCGCATGCAGGAGATGATCGCTCAGATGCAGGCACAGATGAAGATGAAATCAGATGAGTAA